Proteins encoded in a region of the Thunnus maccoyii chromosome 4, fThuMac1.1, whole genome shotgun sequence genome:
- the LOC121895352 gene encoding rhodopsin, whose product MNGTEGPYFYVPMVNTTGIVRSPYDYPQYYLVNPAAYAALGAYMFLLILLGFPINFLTLYVTIEHKKLRTPLNYILLNLAVADLFMVFGGFTTTMYTSMHGYFVLGRLGCNLEGFFATHGGQIALWSLVVLAIERWVVVCKPFSNFRFGENHAIMGLALTWVMASSCSVPPLVGWSRYIPEGMQCSCGIDYYTRAEGFNNESFVIYMFTCHFLIPLIVIFFCYGRLLCAVKEAAAAQQESETTQRAEREVTRMVIIMVVAFLVCWVPYASVAVWIFTNQGAEFGPVFMTIPAFFAKSSSIYNPMIYICMNKQFRHCMITTLCCGKNPFEEEEGASSTASKTEASSVSSSSVSPA is encoded by the coding sequence ATGAACGGCACAGAGGGACCCTATTTCTATGTCCCTATGGTTAACACCACCGGCATTGTCCGGAGTCCTTATGATTATCCTCAGTACTACCTTGTCAACCCAGCAGCTTATGCTGCCCTGGGTGCCTACATGTTTTTACTCATCCTTCTTGGCTTTCCCATCAACTTCCTCACTCTGTACGTCACCATCGAACACAAGAAGCTGCGAACCCCTCTAAACTACATCCTGCTGAATCTCGCGGTGGCTGACCTCTTCATGGTGTTCGGAGGATTCACGACAACGATGTACACCTCTATGCATGGCTACTTCGTCCTTGGACGCCTTGGCTGCAATCTGGAAGGATTCTTTGCTACCCATGGTGGTCAGATTGCCCTCTGGTCACTGGTTGTTCTGGCTATTGAGAGGTGGGTGGTTGTCTGCAAGCCCTTCAGCAACTTCCGCTTTGGAGAGAACCACGCAATCATGGGCTTGGCCCTCACCTGGGTTATGGCTAGCTCTTGTTCCGTGCCCCCTCTTGTTGGCTGGTCCCGTTACATCCCTGAGGGCATGCAGTGCTCATGTGGAATCGACTACTACACACGGGCAGAAGGTTTCAACAATGAGTCCTTCGTTATCTACATGTTCACATGCCACTTCCTCATCCCACTGATTGTGATCTTCTTCTGCTATGGCCGTCTGCTCTGCGCTGTCaaggaggctgctgctgctcagcaggAGTCTGAGACCACCCAGAGGGCTGAGAGGGAAGTCACCCGCATGGTCATTATCATGGTCGTTGCCTTCCTGGTATGTTGGGTACCCTATGCCAGTGTGGCTGTTTGGATCTTCACAAATCAGGGCGCTGAGTTTGGACCTGTCTTCATGACCATCCCGGCATTCTTTGCCAAGAGTTCCTCCATCTACAACCCAATGATCTACATCTGCATGAACAAGCAGTTCCGCCACTGCATGATCACCACCTTGTGCTGCGGAAAGAATCCCttcgaggaggaggagggagcatCCTCTACTGCCTCCAAGACCGAggcctcctctgtctcctccagcTCTGTGTCTCCTGCATAA